In Juglans regia cultivar Chandler chromosome 5, Walnut 2.0, whole genome shotgun sequence, the following are encoded in one genomic region:
- the LOC118343647 gene encoding UBP1-associated protein 2B-like gives MAKKRKLRPSDPEPTKAPEAEPQEEQSQEATVPVEEEQLQSEPEQIQGGDAPQEQQEDMAVEDSKEEEHEEPREEEQKEVGGKELEGEQEEHENLDALKEAQTVTANGTEVKDEEEEDDDEEDDEEPVENLLDTFSKDQLLTLIKKAVDKHPDLIEGVRELADADPAHRKIFVHGLGWDTTAENLISVFGSYGEIEDCKAVTDRVSGKSKGYAFILFKHRSGTRKALRQPQKQIGNRTTSCQLASSGPVPTPPPVTPPVSEYTQRKIFVSNVSAEVDTNKLLDFFKQYGEIEDGPLGLDKQTGKPKGFALFVYKTADSAKKALEEPHKNFEGHTLHCQKAIDGPKQKHYHQQPPFPHHQHSHYHSRKEKNKYSSAGASGPGHGHLMAPSGPAIGFNPTQGLNPVLGQALSTLLATQGAGLGLGNLLGGLGGAPVNPAGPPAGYGNQAGGSYGNQSLMQGGYHNPQMGQSSAVRPHPGSGPPYMGH, from the coding sequence ATGGCCAAGAAGCGCAAGCTGCGACCCTCTGACCCCGAGCCCACCAAAGCCCCCGAAGCCGAGCCGCAAGAAGAACAGTCACAGGAGGCAACTGTCCCTGTAGAAGAGGAACAACTCCAATCCGAGCCAGAGCAAATCCAGGGAGGAGACGCGCCCCAGGAGCAACAAGAGGACATGGCTGTGGAAGATTCCAAAGAAGAGGAACACGAGGAGCCCCGGGAAGAGGAACAAAAAGAAGTAGGGGGAAAAGAATTGGAAGGAGAGCAAGAAGAGCACGAAAACCTGGATGCCTTAAAAGAAGCCCAAACCGTAACAGCAAATGGAACCGAGGTAAAggacgaggaggaggaggacgACGACGAAGAAGATGACGAGGAACCTGTGGAGAACCTTCTCGATACCTTCTCGAAGGATCAACTTCTAACCCTCATTAAAAAGGCAGTGGACAAGCACCCGGACTTGATCGAGGGCGTGCGCGAGCTGGCTGACGCCGATCCGGCCCACCGCAAGATCTTCGTCCACGGCCTCGGCTGGGACACCACGGCTGAAAACCTAATCTCTGTCTTTGGCAGTTACGGTGAGATCGAGGATTGCAAGGCCGTCACAGACCGCGTCTCCGGCAAATCCAAGGGTTACgcatttattctttttaagcaCCGCAGCGGAACCCGCAAGGCCCTCCGGCAGCCTCAGAAGCAGATCGGTAATCGCACCACCTCCTGCCAGCTTGCCTCCTCAGGACCCGTCCCAACCCCACCGCCTGTAACCCCTCCGGTCTCCGAGTACACCCAGCGTAAGATTTTTGTGAGCAATGTATCGGCCGAGGTCGATACTAATAAGCTGCTCGACTTCTTTAAGCAGTATGGGGAGATTGAGGACGGCCCATTGGGGCTCGATAAGCAGACTGGGAAGCCTAAGGGTTTCGCTCTTTTCGTGTACAAGACCGCAGATAGTGCGAAGAAGGCTTTGGAAGAGCCGCATAAGAACTTTGAGGGGCATACATTGCATTGCCAGAAGGCTATAGATGGTCCTAAACAAAAACATTATCACCAACAACCACCCTTTCCTCATCATCAGCACTCGCATTACCATTCTAGAAAGGAGAAGAATAAGTATTCCTCGGCCGGTGCGAGTGGGCCTGGCCATGGGCATTTGATGGCACCGTCAGGCCCCGCGATAGGGTTCAATCCAACACAGGGACTGAACCCGGTTCTGGGTCAGGCCTTGTCTACATTGCTTGCTACCCAGGGAGCTGGTTTGGGGCTCGGTAATCTGCTTGGTGGTCTCGGTGGCGCCCCTGTGAACCCGGCGGGGCCACCAGCAGGATATGGGAATCAGGCTGGAGGGAGCTATGGGAACCAGTCGCTGATGCAGGGTGGATATCATAATCCACAAATGGGGCAGAGCAGTGCTGTTAGGCCTCACCCGGGCAGCGGTCCACCATACATGGGTCATTAG
- the LOC108980909 gene encoding glutathione S-transferase T2-like, whose amino-acid sequence MAAPLHDLSLSLSLTPTSDLMDSHLLDDPFFTTLLQSGGEGINNPPMASVLHDNVEADVEVTQPEGDVRVRTKLFQRGVSFTVEEDNLIVLGWLNISIDTIRETDQKSTQLWIRIHEYFNTYKKPNWPERSVGLLTTRWSTIQKATNKFCGCLAQVESIHPSGTNEQDKIEKAKLMYRSTQKGNYNLDHCWNLLRHQPKWQVHMDNLPTKRKKGCSTVTATNATDVEVCESMSINLERPLGKKAEKERETKRNRKESSPVDFDERFDARLSHMESDRKITMIERREAVSRADRDRTEIIELKKKMEMEIMSMNVDNMNAVQREYFKSLQMEIIEKRRNELNQM is encoded by the exons ATGGCTGCGCCCCTCcacgacctctctctctctctctctctcactcccacTTCCGATCT GATGGATTCACACTTATTGGATGATCCCTTTTTCACCACACTCTTGCAAAGTGGTGGAGAAGGTATTAATAATCCCCCCATGGCTAGTGTCTTGCATGATAATGTTGAGGCCGACGTTGAAGTGACACAACCCGAAGGGGATGTAAGGGTACGAACTAAACTATTCCAACGGGGTGTGTCCTTCACCGTGGAGGAAGACAACCTCATTGTATTAGGGTGGCTCAACATTAGCATAGATACTATTAGGGAGACTGATCAAAAGTCCACCCAATTGTGGATAAGAATCCATGAGTACTtcaatacttataaaaaacctaATTGGCCTGAACGTTCTGTGGGGTTGTTGACTACTCGATGGTCAACCATCCAAAAAGCCACAAACAAATTTTGTGGTTGCTTGGCCCAAGTCGAATCAATACATCCAAGCGGTACTAATGAACAAGACAAG ATTGAGAAGGCAAAGTTAATGTACCGATCGACACAAAAGGGCAACTATAATTTGGACCATTGTTGGAACCTATTGAGGCACCAACCAAAGTGGCAAGTGCATATGGATAATTTgccaacaaagagaaagaaaggctGCTCTACCGTTACAGCTACTAATGCCACGGATGTAGAGGTTTGTGAGAGCATGTCTATCAATTTGGAGAGGCCACTAGGCAAGAAAgctgaaaaagaaagggaaacaaAAAGGAACCGTAAAGAATCTTCACCTGTTGACTTTGATGAAAGGTTTGATGCAAGGTTAAGCCacatggaaagtgataggaagATAACGATGATTGAGCGACGGGAGGCGGTAAGTCGGGCTGATAGGGACAGGACTGAGATTATAGAACttaagaagaagatggagatggAAATTATGAGTATGAATGTTGATAACATGAATGCGGTGCAGCGAGAATACTTCAAGTCACTTCAAATGGAAATCATAGAGAAACGTAGGAATGAATTGAATCAAATGTAG